The nucleotide sequence GAGCCGCCGAGGAGAACTTGCCCAGGTGGTCACGTGCCTTATCAGGTTGAAGGCTTCATTTGACAGAACTTCGCCCGTGATGGACAGCGAGGCTCAGCCTCTCAGACGCGGAGGATGACAGTCAGGGTAGGCGGGCCCTAAAAGGCCAGTCTCGGCCTTGACCAATCAGGAGGTGGCGCTTGCTTCCTCCGCTTCTATCGGAGTTCCTGCTCCCTTGCGATGCGGATCATCTGCGAGCAGGTGGGTGAAATCTGCGCCCCCCGGGATCTACTGTTggacatgggtgtgtgtgtgtgtgtgttcggaTTAAGGGACTCGGTGTGTATGCGAACTCAGTGGGAAGGTGGGCGGCAGCGTGGGTCGAGATCTGCCCCCTTTTGCACAGCTGTCGTGGGTGGGGCTGTTCCTGTGACTTGAAGCCTTGCTAGGGATGCCTTTGTGTGACCCGCATCTTCGATCTTGGCAAAATCGGCACCTGAAACCCAGAAATCTCCTGCTCCTCAAAATCTCGCATTGTGAAGAGTTAGGAGGAGGGGCGGGTGCCTTAATCCGAGGAGAATGTGCTTTTGGATTAGGGAATACTGTATTGGGTCCTCCCAATGACTATCGaatatataaatatgtatataagCATATATGCAATATACCATATATTAAACGGGGGTTTGAAGGGACTGTGGGGTATCCCCTCCTCGTAATTTGGCAGACTGGGTATCCTCCCTCCGCAAATGAATAGGGTGGGGAAGAATCATGAAACACACTAAATCTCGCCCTGCCATTCATAGTGCACAGAAAGAGATCCGGATCAGACTCTGTAATAACAGGTTGCTGAGGGGAGATGAATGAGCGATGGCGACTCTACCACATTTTCATACTTAAGACAACAGGATCAGTGCCGACACAACTGCTGGTCTGTGGCAGCGGGTTTAAAAGAAAGGGATGCTGGTGAGAgtgaatatactgtattttccttCTGAAGTGGGCTGTGGTTTAATTACTGCTTAAATAAAATACACTAAACTGGATAAGCACAAATGCCATCCGGTTACAAGATCAAGCGGTAATTTCACCGTTTATGGCTTCCTGGGTTTGAACACTTATTCATAGGCTACTGCTTAGGAAACTACTGAAtgaactctctccctctcttactCTCTTTTAAAAGGGAGTGTTCACACTGACTGACAATATAATTCTATGTTTGAAAAGAAGTGAATGCATATCTCAGTTGGCTGTGGTCCCTTTGAGTTTAATTTCCATGTCAATCTCATTTCTTTGTTAATCCAGGGgtaaaactaggctttatttcaccctggTCAAATACCCAGTTTGGCAGCCCTCCACATGCATttgcacacacaggctgggaaccTCAATGGTGCTCCTCTGGAGActttacccccctcccccaataggtATGGCCCTGGTTAACCCTATGATGTCATTCCAGTAAGAAGGTGGATCTGTAGAGGGTGCAAAGGAGGGATTAACAGGGCTTGGACCTTGCTTCAGGTGTCCACTCAGGGTTGCTTCAGCTGTCCACTCAGGGTTGCTTCATCTGGGACAAAATTCATTTTAGAGAAAGCAGTGCTGGGTAGATGAATGTGCAACCCATGTGTACATAAGATGTTTGCAGTTCTCTTGTATTGCCACATAAAAAAAACATGGGACCTCCCCCCCACCAGTTGGCCACAGGTTTCTGGTGTGTTTAATCAATAGTAAATTGATCAATGATAATCCAGGAAGCAGAATAGGACTACAGTTTACATATTAGGCTTTGCATGAACCAGGGAGAATCTGTTAGGTGTTTCAGTTGGTGCTGGTGGCTGAAGATTTGTTCAAGAGCTCTAATCTTAATTTGGGAATTCCATGAGGAACATAAAGAAAAATGTGGTTATGCCTTAACTTGCCAAATGCCTCCACGTTTCAATAGCATTACTCCATGGTGCTGCAGCATCAATACTTGCTGTCATAAAATGAAACATGTCTGTGACTCAACAGGGTTTCTTTGCAAACCAGTAGTAAGAGTGGTGTAACTCTTGTAGTGTTTTATACTGGCTTTGTAGTTTGTCAGTGTGTCCTAGTTTCTCCCTGGTGAAAGGCATCTGCCCTGCTGCAACCCTGGGAGTGGGAGACTTTCTTCTACTGCACTAATTCTGGGCAGAAGATGTGCTAAGACAGCACATTTTGTGCACATGCCAGGCAGAATGTGGCATGGGCAAATGGTTCCCTTTAGTACCACACCATCACAGGCATTGCAGTTACAATGAGGGAGAAAAAAGAATGGGCATGAAGGGGAGAGTTCAGCTGACTTCCTGAAATAGCCCATTGCTATTGCTAATAAATCAGGCAGATGGTGGGGAACAAAGTCTTCTTTTGCTAGCCAGGATTGATTTTTCTTTAGTTTGCCCTTAAGATTCACCAGTGAAAGTTATTGCTGGGCCTTGTGCCATCTTATGACAGATTTTTTGGTGTTAATAGCTTTGTCTGTCTTTTTATTTCAGATAACTAACAGAAGTATGAGAAGTATGTTTTCCCCATCAGCACAATAACATTCTATAGTTTTCCCTTCATGTGCTGGGGAAGCTGATACATGCTTCATACAGAAAAAGGAAGCTGGTAACTGGTGAAGGGTGGAAGGTCAGGATCCTGTCAGCTGTGCTGGAGAAGACATGGCTCTGACTGTTGAAACAGAATCGCGAATATACCACTCTCTCAGAGCTGTCTTTGGTGCTACTGCGCACCTTGTCTCACTTGGATTTACCATCTTCGTAGCTGTGGTGGCTAGACCTGGAACAAGTAAGTAGGATGCAATGATAGGTGCATTGTTAAATATGCTCCAATACCTGTGCATAGGCTTGATTAAAAACTAAGACATGGGCAGATATACACTCATTCAAAATTCTGTCTTGAGTGTGAGTAAAGGATGTTAGTCATTTGAAAGTAAGACTTATAGTCCAGCACTTTGTAGAGCCGATTTCAGGTGGTTTAGGCCTCACTCTGCATATAGCCAACATGGCTTCTGAATCAGCTAAGCTCTCTAGGGCGCTTCTGCTCTTAAATATAATTGTTTAACAGGGCCTAAACCGATAGGAATAGCTTCTGCCTGGCATAACACATAGGATGGTGTCTCAGTCCTGCAAGAGACCTGTGCATGCTCTTGATGCACATTTTAATGTTCATCCCCTTCATGGTGTTTTTCCAAACCTTATGATGTGAATTAGGAAGACCATCCACATGAGGTTTACATGTCTGTGACTACAGTTGTTGATTATTGCCTTGACAGAATTTGGCCAGTGCACTTTACTGACAAATAGTGTAGCGTTTCTGTTTTTCCATTACAAAATGCAACACATGAGCTCTGTCACAGTAAACCAATCCTTTGCAACATCTCCTGTTACTAACTTTGCAGTCCTAGATGTTTTATGAGAATAAACTTTGAGCCTCTCTCTGTTAAATGAGTCTTCCAGTGAAATATGATCCTTTAACATAACAAAAGCTTTAGACAAGATCACTAGGCCCATTTTCAGTGATGCCTTAGGTATTTTGGCATAGGGCAATGCATTCCCACTTGCAGTCTCAGCAAATCACatgtgttgaaccaaaggtgagACTACGaatgccatcttggtagtcaagatgaCCCTGAAACTAATTGGCAGTTGTTGCAACCATGAGCTCACCTATATATGCACTTGCTTTGTTATAGACTAACTGGATTGCTTTGATGCTATGCTTATCTGTGGGGCCTGGGATACTGGGCTTTTGGCCCACAGAGGAGAACTATCTGTAAgccttagatcaggcttcctcaaatttgcccctccagatgtttttggcctacaactcccatgatccctagctagcaggaccagtggtcagggatgatgggaattgtagtctcaaaacatctggagggccgagtttgaggaagcctgccttagcgAGTTTCCAGCTATGCCTTCAGATAGATTGATGAGAAGTTCTGGTCAAACAAAAATATGTCGTCTTTTGTATAAGTAATGCTTAACATATTAGCACTTTGTGGACAGGTCATGATTGCTTCCTGCTGTGGTGTTCCCCCCATGTCTGTAATGGTAGTGGGGCTTTGCAGGCTGTGTTGTAAGTTTATacctttctttaataaagcactagaactggcCATTctggtgtcttttaatttctcttttgGCATCTCTGCACCAAACCACTCCTACCGGTTCTCCTTTGGGCTGCAGATCAGAACACACTACATTGctcaaaatattcaaaaaaatttttttagaggGATATAATCTGTGTTGTGCCTAATTCTAAAAACAATGATCCCTGTTGCACCTACAACCCACAGTTTAGTGTAACATAAAGTTTCATGTACTTCTGCCCACAAATTTTATACCACTGCAAATCTGTtccatctttaaggtgccacaatggTTGTTTATCTTTTTCCTACTACAAAGTAAATGGCAACCTTTCCAGAATTTATATGCAATTCCACAATGTGTTTGGAGTGCAGTATTGCATTTCTTTCAGTGCTTTTGATTTTGAAGTCATTTTGTTATGTCTGTTTTGGGGAAAGCTTTGTACCTCCCTCAACCTCACGTGAGAAGGAATGACAAAGGGATCCAAATTGAAGTACacagtatacaaaaatgtgtgacAGCTTCTCTTCAGCAACAATGATTCTAGTACACTTAGCATTTCCACATAATTGGATTAATTCTAGGATTTAAATGGATGTGTCCTATTTCCAGGTAGCACATTTTCAGCTGTATGTTAACTGATTGTCTACAGGGACTCaccttgcttttgtttctttccagGCTTGTTCTCCTGGCATCCTTTCTTAATGTCTCTTGCGGTAAGCCAGCCACAGGCATTCTTTACAACCATCTTCCTAAATAATTATAACCTTACCTTATCTATATTGGGCTTTCTTTAGTGGACTGAATAGTCTGAGAAAAGGCTGGAGGCAGCTTATTGTGGAGTAAGATGGAAATTCTGTGCTAAGGAATTGGAAAAGGCAGAGGTAATGCAGCTGCTCCTGCCTGTTGTGGGACTGGAATCCAGAATTCCCTACTGGTGGCTAGAATTAAAATATGAGATAATTACCGTATCCCTTCCTTCTCTGTGTGCAGCTCACAAAGCTTTTATCTTCTCCTTTGCTGATGAGGATCACTATAAAATCACTATAAAATTTgtaccagccagatgggcggatataattattaattactactactactactactactactaccaccaccaccttctttaGAAAAAAGATAAGCCTTTCCATGACAGAACAATTTCTTCTCCAGTATTTGGCAGGAATTCCCAAGTTATTACACAAAGTTATATGCTGGGGGAAAGCAAGGAAGCTTTTGTTCTTGTTATTAAGCTGGGAACGAGTGCAATTTTAGCATTGGCTAAATGTAATGTAACAAACCATGGTGTTGTTGTCTACTTTTGCCTTTCCAGTTTTCTTTCCTGATGACAGAAGCCCTGCTGACTTTCTCTCCAGAGAGCTCCCTCCTCCAGTCCTTCTCCCGGAAGGCCAAGGTCCGCTTCCATTGGGCTTTACAGTTGCTCTCACTCACCTGTGCAGTGTTGGGCTTGGCCATCATCAGCTATAACAAGTACCGCAAGGGGAAAGACCATTTTGTCACCTGGCACGGTTTGACTGGCTTGCTGACTGTGCTGTATGCTAGCATGCAGTGCATGGGGGGCCTTGCTCTGCTCTACCCCAAGCTGATGAAGAACTGGACACTGAGCAAACTCAAGCTTTACCACGCCACATCAGGGCTGATTGGTTACATTCTTGGCTGTGCCAGTTTGATGCTGGGTATGTGTTCCTTGTGGTTTACCATATCTGTAACTGGAGTCTCCTGGTATCTGTCCATGCTGTGTCCTATCCTCACCAGCCTGGTTATTATGAACCAAGTGAGCAATGCCTACCTCTATCGCAAAAGAATCCAGCCTTGAAAGCCATCCTGAAACAGACAGCTTGTGGGATCTCTGAAGAATTCCTGCATTGTCAGTAAGGAGGCAGGTGGCCTTACAAGGCAGTGGGACTGAAGAATCTCTTTTTACTTGCCTATAGCATCATATGGTATTTTATGTAATTTCTGActtttccctgttaaaatccTGGAGATGCCCATCCTGTTGAACGAGCTTCATTTGGTGCCAGAATGTCCATGTAGCATTTCCTCTTCTCTGTCAAAATACCTCTGGAAATATGACCAGTGCTGAGTAAGTAGCTCATTTGCACTCTGCTGGTGCCTCCCTGTGAATGAACACCAAGTATTGCTTAGGTCGTTCTTGATTCAGGTAGCTGCTGAAATCCTTCTtgcacatagacacacacacaccggctgtTTTGATATCCTTTCTCTTGGTAAACTGTTTGGGGTTCAGATGTCCTGGTCTGGGTATCAGATTGAACCTTTTAACACGCTGAATAAGGGAAGTGCTGATCTCTAACACAGCTGTAAAAGCCTGAGTTTCTGTCTAAAAAAAATCTGTCCTGACTGTGCAGTGCTCTAAGCTGTATTAGAAATGACAAGGTAATTTGAGCTAGGCTGGGTCTAAACATATtatgtgctttaaaaacaaagctgCCTTGTATGGAGACTCTACAACCAGAAAGTGGCAGGGGGGGTTAGAGGGCCTAAcacttctcattttttttaatgctcaagAACACCAGACCACTCCATCTAGCAGGTTTTCACCCCAGCAGGATTCAAATTTAACATGCAAGTGTAaattattactactgctgcttTATCTGTTCATAGCCTAGTAGCTGAAGCTCTCAGGGGGATTTatataaacagtttaaaaaccaAACCTGATCAACTATATGTGTTAGACTAGCTAAGTAACTTCACTTCCTGAAATAGTGAAGTGGCTCAGAAGTGGATCCATTAGCCATTGGCCGTTTTCCAGAGACAATTTGATGTGAAGAGATGGTGATTGACATGTAGAGCATTTTGTACAACCTGTCTTAGATCTAGACAAACATTAGGAGATACTTGCCATTTCCTTCCACTGTTACAATATTCTGAGGGCTGCAACTTCTTCACTACTCCACCTTCTctcctgtgtttttttaaactcttTTAGAAGTCCCGTCATTCCATGTCTGCACCACTCAGTTTAATGTGGCTTAGTCCCCTGCCACTCTGGACTGCATTTGCAGGTTTGTTTACCTGTGCTTGCATTGTGTTTGTGTGGAAGTAcggggaaagaaagaaattactACTGTGTCCTCCCTTCTATTGCCACTCTGGCCCTCAATAGTCACTGTGGCCTTTTCTTTGGTCAGCTGCTATAACAGCAGCCATCTTGAGAGCAACTGCTGCCTAGAAAATAAAAGGCAAACACTGAGAACCAGGAAGAAGAGGGGTAGCACAGTGATggattctccttctcctcttccctggTGGAAAGAGTGTGAGGCAGGCAAAAGTTACATGAGCATAAGGGACGGACACTGAACTTGAGAAAGGCTTTCAAGAATAGGGTATAATTGAGTCTCTGTTCCCTTCACACTGATAACTTCTGGGTTCCTCCTTTCAGGTTGACACGTGCACTATTCATGGGAAAGCTTCATGGACAAAAGCACAATACTATGTAAGCTTAGGAATTTCTCTTTGAACTTCTGGCCTAGTGGTATAGGTTCACATAATCT is from Lacerta agilis isolate rLacAgi1 chromosome 2, rLacAgi1.pri, whole genome shotgun sequence and encodes:
- the LOC117041637 gene encoding cytochrome b561 domain-containing protein 2; protein product: MALTVETESRIYHSLRAVFGATAHLVSLGFTIFVAVVARPGTSLFSWHPFLMSLAFSFLMTEALLTFSPESSLLQSFSRKAKVRFHWALQLLSLTCAVLGLAIISYNKYRKGKDHFVTWHGLTGLLTVLYASMQCMGGLALLYPKLMKNWTLSKLKLYHATSGLIGYILGCASLMLGMCSLWFTISVTGVSWYLSMLCPILTSLVIMNQVSNAYLYRKRIQP